The Micromonospora sp. Llam0 genome includes a window with the following:
- a CDS encoding acyl-CoA dehydrogenase family protein, producing the protein MGVLWEPELDPVGATWLATARTLAAEKFAPAAAELDRDQRYPWEHVAAFVESGLTGIFVPTEYGGAGLSMQAVCAITEEVSRACAATGAILAAYELGAVPLLLAGTDEQRRLVLGDLLRGRAVSFALSENGAGSDAAAITTTALPDGDGFRLRGEKIYIGNGGAAQHYVVFAKTDPDAGARGITAFLIDKDTPGAVIDRYEDKMGIRGTRTSNLKLDARVPADAILGERGRGLRLALRTLDLGRISVAAQGLGIAAAAYQLATAEAARRSRFGRTLLEHQGIGFRLADLATELTAARLLTYQAARAYDAGTSVSTIGAMAKLYTSEVAHRAVDLAVQVYGGEGYCKPCPAERLYRDQRVLEIYEGTSEIQRIVIARAIGADQPEPVR; encoded by the coding sequence ATGGGCGTGCTGTGGGAACCGGAACTCGACCCGGTCGGGGCCACCTGGCTGGCCACCGCCCGGACCCTCGCCGCCGAGAAGTTCGCCCCGGCCGCCGCCGAACTCGACCGGGACCAGCGCTACCCCTGGGAACACGTCGCCGCCTTCGTCGAATCCGGACTGACCGGCATCTTCGTGCCGACCGAGTACGGCGGGGCCGGGCTGAGCATGCAGGCGGTGTGCGCGATCACCGAGGAGGTCTCCCGGGCCTGCGCCGCCACCGGCGCCATCCTGGCCGCGTACGAACTCGGCGCGGTACCGCTGCTGCTGGCCGGCACCGACGAGCAACGCCGACTGGTCCTCGGCGACCTGCTCCGGGGCCGGGCGGTCAGCTTCGCCCTCAGCGAGAACGGTGCCGGCAGCGACGCCGCCGCGATCACCACCACCGCGCTGCCCGACGGCGACGGGTTCCGGCTGCGCGGCGAGAAGATCTACATCGGCAACGGCGGCGCCGCGCAACACTACGTGGTCTTCGCCAAGACCGACCCGGACGCCGGGGCCCGCGGCATCACCGCCTTCCTGATCGACAAGGACACCCCGGGCGCGGTCATCGACCGCTACGAGGACAAGATGGGCATCCGGGGCACCCGGACCAGCAACCTGAAACTCGACGCCCGGGTACCGGCCGACGCGATCCTCGGCGAACGCGGCCGCGGACTACGGCTCGCGCTGCGCACCCTCGACCTGGGCCGGATCAGCGTCGCCGCGCAGGGGCTCGGCATCGCCGCGGCCGCCTACCAGCTCGCCACCGCCGAGGCCGCCCGCCGCAGCCGGTTCGGCCGCACCCTGCTGGAACACCAGGGGATCGGCTTCCGGCTCGCCGACCTCGCCACCGAGCTCACCGCCGCCCGGCTGCTCACCTACCAGGCCGCCCGCGCCTACGACGCCGGCACGTCGGTGTCCACCATCGGCGCCATGGCCAAGCTCTACACCAGCGAGGTCGCCCACCGCGCCGTCGACCTCGCCGTCCAGGTGTACGGCGGGGAAGGCTACTGCAAACCCTGCCCGGCCGAACGGCTCTACCGTGACCAGCGGGTGCTGGAGATCTACGAGGGCACCTCGGAGATCCAGCGGATCGTCATCGCCCGGGCGATCGGCGCCGACCAGCCGGAGCCGGTCCGGTGA
- a CDS encoding thiolase family protein — protein sequence MNRQVYLIGAVRTPHGRYGGSLRTVRAVDLGTVAAAAALERSGLPADAVGEVVASNCRQAGNGPNPGRQITLRAGLAQHTPAQTVNMACASGLKAIQLAAQSVTAGDTGAALVVAVESMSTMPYLADSGLRWDGVRRGDITLVDGWRDGGTDPVCGLNMGQTAERVAERYGIGRVDQDAWAARSHQRAAAAWADGRFAAETVPVPTADGAFARDETFRTDSTPARLAGLRPAFVDGGTVTAGNASQMADGAAAVIVADAATVDRYGLTPTARLVSFAAVGVDPTEMGVGPVHAVPRALDRAGRSAADVDLFEINEAFAAQIVHNVRGLGLAEDRVNVNGGGIALGHPTGQSGTRIVVSLLHELARRDATTGVASLCVGGGQGVAAVLERVS from the coding sequence GTGAACCGGCAGGTGTATCTGATCGGCGCCGTGCGCACCCCGCACGGACGCTACGGCGGCTCGCTGCGTACGGTGCGGGCGGTCGACCTGGGCACCGTCGCGGCGGCGGCGGCGCTGGAGCGGTCCGGCCTGCCGGCCGACGCCGTCGGCGAGGTGGTCGCGTCCAACTGCCGCCAGGCCGGCAACGGCCCCAACCCGGGCCGGCAGATCACCCTGCGGGCCGGCCTGGCGCAGCACACCCCGGCGCAGACCGTCAACATGGCCTGCGCCTCCGGGCTGAAGGCCATCCAACTGGCCGCCCAGTCGGTCACCGCCGGCGACACCGGCGCCGCCCTGGTCGTCGCCGTCGAGTCGATGAGCACCATGCCCTACCTGGCCGACTCCGGACTACGCTGGGACGGCGTACGGCGCGGCGACATCACCCTGGTCGACGGGTGGCGCGACGGCGGCACCGACCCGGTCTGCGGGCTCAACATGGGCCAGACCGCCGAACGGGTCGCCGAGCGGTACGGTATCGGCCGCGTCGACCAGGACGCCTGGGCCGCCCGCAGCCACCAGCGGGCCGCCGCCGCCTGGGCCGACGGCCGGTTCGCGGCGGAGACGGTGCCGGTACCGACCGCCGACGGCGCGTTCGCCCGTGACGAGACCTTCCGCACCGACAGCACCCCGGCCCGGCTCGCCGGCCTGAGACCGGCGTTCGTCGACGGCGGCACGGTCACCGCCGGCAACGCCAGCCAGATGGCCGACGGCGCCGCCGCCGTGATCGTCGCCGACGCGGCCACCGTCGACCGATACGGCCTGACGCCCACCGCCCGGCTGGTGTCGTTCGCCGCGGTCGGTGTCGACCCGACCGAGATGGGGGTCGGCCCGGTGCACGCCGTTCCCCGCGCGCTGGACCGGGCCGGCCGGTCAGCGGCCGACGTCGACCTGTTCGAGATCAACGAGGCGTTCGCCGCGCAGATCGTGCACAACGTCCGCGGACTCGGTCTGGCCGAGGACCGGGTCAACGTCAACGGCGGCGGTATCGCGCTGGGCCACCCGACCGGGCAGAGCGGTACCCGGATCGTGGTGTCGCTGCTGCATGAACTCGCCCGCCGCGACGCCACCACCGGGGTGGCCAGCCTCTGCGTCGGCGGCGGCCAGGGAGTCGCCGCCGTACTGGAAAGGGTGAGCTGA
- a CDS encoding enoyl-CoA hydratase-related protein: MADPTGTVADPTGPVAEQPPAPAVLTGREGAVAVVRLNRPDRRNALTTDTMHDLVDALAAADADPQVRAIVLTGGGHTFASGADVRELLALDTARYLDSPRVGAWRRIMSVGTPLVAAVAGPVLGGGCELALACDLVVAADNAVFGQPEIRLGIMPGAGGTQRWARVAGRFVAAEVVLLGRTVDAWRARDLGLVHRVAPRERVVQVGAEVARELAGFGPIAVRQARAAVRATEETPLSAGLDLERAMLAGLLGTADRTEGITAFLDKRPPRFQGR, translated from the coding sequence GTGGCAGACCCGACAGGGACAGTGGCGGACCCGACCGGGCCGGTGGCCGAACAACCGCCGGCACCGGCGGTGCTCACCGGACGGGAGGGCGCCGTCGCCGTCGTCCGACTCAACCGACCGGACCGGCGCAACGCGCTCACCACCGACACGATGCACGACCTGGTGGACGCCCTGGCGGCGGCCGACGCCGACCCGCAGGTCCGGGCGATCGTGCTCACCGGCGGCGGCCACACCTTCGCCTCCGGTGCCGACGTACGCGAACTGCTCGCCCTCGACACCGCCCGGTACCTGGACTCACCCCGGGTCGGCGCGTGGCGGCGGATCATGTCGGTCGGCACCCCGCTGGTCGCCGCCGTCGCCGGACCGGTCCTCGGCGGCGGCTGCGAGCTGGCCCTCGCCTGCGACCTGGTCGTAGCGGCGGACAACGCGGTGTTCGGGCAGCCGGAGATCCGGCTCGGCATCATGCCCGGCGCCGGCGGCACCCAACGCTGGGCCCGGGTCGCCGGCCGGTTCGTCGCCGCCGAGGTCGTCCTGCTCGGTCGCACCGTGGACGCCTGGCGGGCCCGGGACCTGGGTTTGGTGCACCGGGTCGCGCCGCGCGAGCGGGTGGTGCAGGTCGGCGCCGAGGTCGCCCGGGAACTGGCCGGGTTCGGCCCGATCGCCGTCCGGCAGGCCCGGGCGGCCGTCCGGGCCACCGAGGAGACCCCGCTCAGCGCCGGGCTGGACCTGGAACGCGCGATGCTGGCCGGGCTGCTCGGCACCGCGGACCGCACCGAGGGGATCACCGCGTTCCTGGACAAGCGCCCGCCCCGGTTCCAGGGCCGGTGA
- a CDS encoding phenylacetate--CoA ligase family protein, which translates to MIGHRPVRRWWSECETFPRDRLAQQQLTALRRQLTYVYQASTLHRRRMLDVGWHPADLTDLDSLRDLPIIDKADYLDGLREEPPWGTARAADPEAVQRVHFSSGSTGDPVPVLWTGPDLERWADLYARMAYGQGIRDRDVYLCLFSYPWFVGGLGATAGYQRIGATVVPGGSADTHRQIDTIFRYGVTAVGGTPSFLLHLAEVAEQAGRPLRDCPVRRVMVGGEPGGAVPATRALIEQAWGARCFDGYGCLEFQPVAWECEEQAGGHLAEDFVHAEVLHPRTREPVPDGTTGVLVLTHLDKQATPLVRFWTGDLVVRDSTGCGCGRSHARLTGGVLGRADDMLVVRGVNVFPSAVEQVLREHPAGRGQHQIVLDADVTDRHSGYLTGIKVEIELPDGTRTAAAELTAALRQTLRVHAQVVAVAPGSLPRHTHKARRVVRRGGGTERT; encoded by the coding sequence ATGATCGGGCACCGGCCGGTGCGCCGCTGGTGGTCGGAGTGCGAGACCTTCCCCCGCGACCGGCTCGCCCAGCAGCAGCTCACCGCGCTGCGCCGCCAGCTCACTTACGTCTACCAGGCGAGCACCCTGCACCGGCGGCGGATGCTCGACGTCGGCTGGCACCCGGCCGACCTCACCGATCTGGACTCGCTACGGGACCTGCCGATCATCGACAAGGCCGACTACCTGGACGGGCTGCGCGAGGAACCACCGTGGGGGACCGCCCGGGCGGCCGACCCGGAGGCCGTCCAGCGGGTGCACTTCTCCTCCGGCAGCACCGGCGACCCGGTGCCGGTGCTGTGGACCGGCCCCGACCTGGAGCGCTGGGCCGACCTGTACGCGCGGATGGCGTACGGGCAGGGCATCCGTGACCGGGACGTCTACCTGTGCCTGTTCAGCTATCCGTGGTTCGTCGGCGGGCTCGGTGCCACCGCCGGCTACCAGCGGATCGGCGCGACGGTCGTGCCGGGCGGGTCCGCCGACACGCACCGGCAGATCGACACCATCTTCCGGTACGGCGTCACCGCCGTCGGCGGTACGCCGTCGTTCCTGCTGCACCTGGCCGAGGTCGCCGAGCAGGCCGGGCGGCCGCTACGCGACTGCCCGGTACGCCGGGTCATGGTCGGCGGTGAACCGGGCGGCGCGGTGCCCGCCACCCGGGCGCTGATCGAGCAGGCCTGGGGTGCCCGCTGCTTCGACGGCTACGGCTGCCTGGAGTTCCAGCCGGTCGCCTGGGAATGCGAGGAACAGGCCGGCGGACACCTCGCCGAGGACTTCGTCCACGCCGAGGTGCTGCACCCACGTACCCGCGAACCGGTGCCCGACGGCACGACCGGCGTCCTCGTCCTGACCCACCTGGACAAGCAGGCCACCCCGCTGGTCCGGTTCTGGACCGGTGACCTGGTGGTACGCGACAGCACCGGGTGCGGCTGCGGCCGCAGCCACGCCCGGCTGACCGGCGGGGTGCTGGGCCGGGCCGACGACATGCTGGTGGTCCGGGGCGTCAACGTCTTCCCCAGCGCGGTGGAGCAGGTGCTGCGGGAACACCCGGCCGGCCGGGGCCAGCACCAGATCGTGCTGGACGCCGACGTCACCGACCGGCACAGCGGATACCTGACCGGGATCAAGGTCGAGATCGAGCTGCCCGACGGCACCCGGACCGCCGCCGCCGAACTGACCGCGGCGCTGCGGCAGACGCTGCGGGTCCACGCCCAGGTGGTGGCGGTCGCCCCGGGCAGCCTGCCGCGCCACACCCACAAGGCCCGCCGCGTCGTGCGACGCGGCGGCGGGACGGAGCGAACGTGA